One genomic region from Phycisphaerae bacterium encodes:
- a CDS encoding DUF1559 domain-containing protein, producing MTRRFRTDTKRNHPSAFTLIELLVVVAIIAVLVSILLPALATARENSRMVLCTNNVRQLGLACAEYSLAQYDWLIPPVTHGGVQSVNGGWGVSWKLGLMVDRLILDERVFRCPSHRPKYQSSQNSLASYATNEWITTNHSMFPFKWYKSAEIAALFPSDRVGYMIETWAGQSSASPYGYVDNEISRWESNIADISWLNNWYPFHTSVHYGDSRVTMLFVDCHAAPITVTADMASYWYDFIGNSWYWRPQ from the coding sequence ATGACGCGCAGGTTCAGGACGGACACAAAGAGGAACCACCCGAGCGCGTTTACGCTGATTGAGCTACTGGTGGTCGTAGCGATCATCGCGGTGCTGGTGTCGATCCTGTTGCCGGCCCTGGCGACGGCGAGGGAAAATTCCCGGATGGTGTTGTGCACAAACAATGTTCGCCAACTCGGGCTCGCGTGTGCCGAATACTCGCTGGCGCAGTACGATTGGCTGATTCCTCCCGTCACGCACGGTGGCGTTCAGAGCGTCAACGGCGGATGGGGCGTATCGTGGAAGTTGGGCCTGATGGTCGATCGTCTCATCCTGGACGAACGGGTCTTCCGCTGCCCGTCACATAGGCCCAAGTATCAATCCAGCCAGAACAGTCTGGCCAGTTATGCGACCAATGAGTGGATTACCACCAACCACAGCATGTTCCCCTTCAAGTGGTACAAGAGCGCGGAGATCGCCGCCCTCTTTCCCTCCGACAGAGTCGGATACATGATCGAAACCTGGGCGGGGCAGTCCAGCGCTTCGCCTTACGGATATGTGGACAATGAGATCTCCCGATGGGAGTCGAACATCGCTGACATCTCGTGGTTGAATAACTGGTACCCGTTCCACACGTCGGTACACTATGGCGACAGTCGGGTGACCATGTTGTTCGTGGACTGCCATGCGGCCCCGATCACGGTAACGGCTGACATGGCGTCGTACTGGTATGACTTCATCGGCAACAGTTGGTATTGGCGTCCTCAGTAG